The Vigna unguiculata cultivar IT97K-499-35 chromosome 6, ASM411807v1, whole genome shotgun sequence genome contains a region encoding:
- the LOC114187538 gene encoding heavy metal-associated isoprenylated plant protein 7-like: MGENKEEEKKEETPEEKKEEEKKDEEEPPVIVLKVDMHCQACARKVAKALKGFEGVEEVTADSKASKVVVKGKEADPIKVCERLQKKSGKKVELISPLPKPPDEKKEEVKEPQPEKKKEEPPPVVTVVLKVRMHCEACAQVIEKGIRKIKGVESVETSLGNDQVIVKGVIDPEKLVDYVYKRTKKQASVVKEEEKEEKEEEKKEEEKEEKKEGEESKGDDDGEEEDENKSEIKRSEYLPMRSYVDYLDYLDYPYDSQIFSDENPNACSVM, encoded by the exons ATGGGTGAA aacaaggaagaagaaaagaaagaagaaaccCCAGAggaaaagaaggaagaagaaaaaaaagatgaagaagaacCTCCGGTGATAGTACTCAAGGTTGATATGCACTGTCAAGCTTGTGCAAGGAAAGTTGCAAAAGCTTTGAAAGGATTTGAAG GAGTGGAGGAGGTGACTGCAGATAGCAAGGCAAGCAAAGTGGTAGTGAAAGGAAAAGAAGCAGACCCCATAAAGGTGTGTGAGAGGCTACAAAAGAAAAGTGGTAAGAAAGTGGAACTCATTTCACCTTTGCCAAAACCTCCAgatgagaaaaaagaagaagtcaAAGAACCACAGccagagaagaaaaaagaggaG CCACCTCCTGTGGTAACAGTAGTCCTCAAAGTTCGAATGCATTGTGAAGCATGTGCTCAAGTTATAGAAAAGGGAATCCGCAAGATTAAAG GAGTAGAGTCAGTGGAGACAAGCTTGGGAAATGATCAAGTGATAGTGAAAGGTGTGATAGACCCAGAAAAGCTGGTTGATTATGTGTACAAGAGAACCAAAAAGCAAGCTTCTGTTGTGAAAGAAGAGGAaaaggaagagaaggaagaggagaagaaagaggaagagaaagaagaaaaaaaagaaggtgAAGAAAGCAAGGGagatgatgatggtgaagaAGAGGATGAAAACAAATCTGAGATTAAGCGAAGCGAATATTTGCCAATGAGATCCTACGTTGACTACTTAGACTACTTAGACTACCCTTATGATTCTCAGATTTTCAGCGATGAGAACCCAAATGCATGCAGTGTAATGTAG
- the LOC114188216 gene encoding SNF1-related protein kinase regulatory subunit beta-2-like isoform X3, producing the protein MFSCQSYKMCYLVPVVPLQRPDEMHTPSPSWMQTTSGYEDMYSELGIPTMITWSYDGKEVAVEGSWDNWKTRMSLQRSGKDFTIMKVLPSGVYQFRFIVDGQWRYAPDLPWAQDDAGNAYNILDLQDYVPEDIGSISSFEPPKSPDSSYNNLQLSSEDYAKEPPLVPPYLQMTLLNIPSTNMEIQPLTARPQHVVLNHLYMQKGKGSPSVVALGTTHRFRAKYVTVVLYKSLQRKSPTVHYLTTGPTSFLN; encoded by the exons ATGTTTTCTTGTCAATCATATAAGATGTGCTATCTG GTTCCGGTGGTTCCACTACAAAGACCTGATGAAATGCATACTCCAAGCCCTTCCTGGATGCAGACTACGTCAGGGTACGAGGATATGTACAGTGAACTTGGAATTCCAACGATGATTACTTGGAGTTATGATGGGAAAGAAGTGGCTGTGGAGGGATCATGGGATAATTGGAAAACAAG AATGTCCTTACAGAGATCAGGGAAGGATTTCACAATAATGAAAGTGTTGCCATCCGGTGTATACCAATTTAGATTTATTGTGGATGGCCAGTGGAGGTATGCACCTGACTTGCCTTGGGCTCAAGATGATGCGGGTAATGCTTACAACATTTTGGACTTGCAG GATTATGTTCCTGAGGACATTGGAAGCATTTCTAGTTTTGAACCTCCTAAATCACCAGACTCTAGTTATAACAACTTACAACTTAGTTCCGAAGATTATGCAAAGGAGCCACCATTGGTTCCTCCGTATTTGCAAATGACGCTTCTTAATATTCCGTCAACAAATATGGAAATCCAACCTCTTACAGCCAGACCTCAGCATGTAGTGCTGAATCATCTTTATATGCAGAAAGGAAAGGGTAGCCCTTCAGTGGTCGCACTTGGCACAACTCATCGGTTTCGAGCCAAATATGTGACTGTGGTGCTGTACAAGTCTTTGCAGAG AAAATCTCCCACAGTGCACTATTTGACGACTGGTCCTACCTCTTTCTTGAACTAG
- the LOC114188216 gene encoding SNF1-related protein kinase regulatory subunit beta-2-like isoform X2, translating to MGNVNGRDDVNGSPSETDGEEEEDDDEAAASAPTHAVADCMSANPGYRAPPSDMMGHSPPASPRTTQSPFMFAPQVPVVPLQRPDEMHTPSPSWMQTTSGYEDMYSELGIPTMITWSYDGKEVAVEGSWDNWKTRMSLQRSGKDFTIMKVLPSGVYQFRFIVDGQWRYAPDLPWAQDDAGNAYNILDLQDYVPEDIGSISSFEPPKSPDSSYNNLQLSSEDYAKEPPLVPPYLQMTLLNIPSTNMEIQPLTARPQHVVLNHLYMQKGKGSPSVVALGTTHRFRAKYVTVVLYKSLQR from the exons ATGGGCAATGTGAATGGGAGAGACGATGTCAACGGTTCTCCCTCCGAGACCgacggagaagaagaagaagacgacgACGAAGCTGCTGCTTCTGCACCTACTCACGCTGTCGCCGATTGCATGTCCGCCAACCCTGGCTATCGTGCGCCTCCTTCCGATATGATGGGTCATTCTCCCCCTGCTAGCCCTAGAACCACTCAATCTCCCTTCATGTTCGCCCCACAA GTTCCGGTGGTTCCACTACAAAGACCTGATGAAATGCATACTCCAAGCCCTTCCTGGATGCAGACTACGTCAGGGTACGAGGATATGTACAGTGAACTTGGAATTCCAACGATGATTACTTGGAGTTATGATGGGAAAGAAGTGGCTGTGGAGGGATCATGGGATAATTGGAAAACAAG AATGTCCTTACAGAGATCAGGGAAGGATTTCACAATAATGAAAGTGTTGCCATCCGGTGTATACCAATTTAGATTTATTGTGGATGGCCAGTGGAGGTATGCACCTGACTTGCCTTGGGCTCAAGATGATGCGGGTAATGCTTACAACATTTTGGACTTGCAG GATTATGTTCCTGAGGACATTGGAAGCATTTCTAGTTTTGAACCTCCTAAATCACCAGACTCTAGTTATAACAACTTACAACTTAGTTCCGAAGATTATGCAAAGGAGCCACCATTGGTTCCTCCGTATTTGCAAATGACGCTTCTTAATATTCCGTCAACAAATATGGAAATCCAACCTCTTACAGCCAGACCTCAGCATGTAGTGCTGAATCATCTTTATATGCAGAAAGGAAAGGGTAGCCCTTCAGTGGTCGCACTTGGCACAACTCATCGGTTTCGAGCCAAATATGTGACTGTGGTGCTGTACAAGTCTTTGCAGAGGTAA
- the LOC114188216 gene encoding SNF1-related protein kinase regulatory subunit beta-2-like isoform X1: MGNVNGRDDVNGSPSETDGEEEEDDDEAAASAPTHAVADCMSANPGYRAPPSDMMGHSPPASPRTTQSPFMFAPQVPVVPLQRPDEMHTPSPSWMQTTSGYEDMYSELGIPTMITWSYDGKEVAVEGSWDNWKTRMSLQRSGKDFTIMKVLPSGVYQFRFIVDGQWRYAPDLPWAQDDAGNAYNILDLQDYVPEDIGSISSFEPPKSPDSSYNNLQLSSEDYAKEPPLVPPYLQMTLLNIPSTNMEIQPLTARPQHVVLNHLYMQKGKGSPSVVALGTTHRFRAKYVTVVLYKSLQRKSPTVHYLTTGPTSFLN, translated from the exons ATGGGCAATGTGAATGGGAGAGACGATGTCAACGGTTCTCCCTCCGAGACCgacggagaagaagaagaagacgacgACGAAGCTGCTGCTTCTGCACCTACTCACGCTGTCGCCGATTGCATGTCCGCCAACCCTGGCTATCGTGCGCCTCCTTCCGATATGATGGGTCATTCTCCCCCTGCTAGCCCTAGAACCACTCAATCTCCCTTCATGTTCGCCCCACAA GTTCCGGTGGTTCCACTACAAAGACCTGATGAAATGCATACTCCAAGCCCTTCCTGGATGCAGACTACGTCAGGGTACGAGGATATGTACAGTGAACTTGGAATTCCAACGATGATTACTTGGAGTTATGATGGGAAAGAAGTGGCTGTGGAGGGATCATGGGATAATTGGAAAACAAG AATGTCCTTACAGAGATCAGGGAAGGATTTCACAATAATGAAAGTGTTGCCATCCGGTGTATACCAATTTAGATTTATTGTGGATGGCCAGTGGAGGTATGCACCTGACTTGCCTTGGGCTCAAGATGATGCGGGTAATGCTTACAACATTTTGGACTTGCAG GATTATGTTCCTGAGGACATTGGAAGCATTTCTAGTTTTGAACCTCCTAAATCACCAGACTCTAGTTATAACAACTTACAACTTAGTTCCGAAGATTATGCAAAGGAGCCACCATTGGTTCCTCCGTATTTGCAAATGACGCTTCTTAATATTCCGTCAACAAATATGGAAATCCAACCTCTTACAGCCAGACCTCAGCATGTAGTGCTGAATCATCTTTATATGCAGAAAGGAAAGGGTAGCCCTTCAGTGGTCGCACTTGGCACAACTCATCGGTTTCGAGCCAAATATGTGACTGTGGTGCTGTACAAGTCTTTGCAGAG AAAATCTCCCACAGTGCACTATTTGACGACTGGTCCTACCTCTTTCTTGAACTAG